From the genome of Uranotaenia lowii strain MFRU-FL chromosome 1, ASM2978415v1, whole genome shotgun sequence, one region includes:
- the LOC129741420 gene encoding uncharacterized protein LOC129741420: MKHHRCVIQIGVIANGARLTRSAPGPLDTITLYYQNVGGINSCLTDYLLATSCSCYDVIAFTETWLNDRTLSSQIFGPDYAVFRCDRSARNSKKSSGGGVLLAVKSNLPAQFIDNNSWCDLELVWIRIDLVDRKLYVCVVYLPPDRSRDVALAESFSRCIFEVSSFCAPEDDLLVIGDFNMPGLKWCSIHGSFLYPDPARSTFSAPSNIILDSLSAATLRQINDVVNEYGRTLDLCFANDGPRLPTIEVAPAPLVKVVPHHPALMASLEVTRLNAAVEKPVTFYLDFKNANFDDISHILGTIDWVSELDLSNPNAAADTFSHILNYVIDRHVPKRSNSRNMRIPWITTELRQLKTAKRCALRNYKKHKSSHTKDIYRKLNSVYKKASERCYHNYLRRVQRNLKTCPKSFWKHVKSQRKEPGNFLLPPVCLKVAISDRLFS, encoded by the exons ATGAAACACCACCGGTGTGTGATCCAGATCGGGGTGATCGCAAATGG TGCACGTCTCACCAGATCCGCTCCGGGTCCTTTAGATACCATTACCCTTTACTACCAGAATGTGGGGGGTATCAATTCCTGCCTGACCGACTACCTGCTCGCAACTTCGTGTTCCTGCTATGACGTCATCGCCttcacggaaacatggctgaatGACCGCACACTATCAAGTCAGATCTTCGGCCCTGATTACGCAGTGTTCCGCTGTGACCGTAGCGCCCGAAACAGCAAAAAGTCCAGTGGAGGCGGGGTACTACTTGCCGTGAAGTCGAATCTTCCAGCGCAGTTCATCGACAACAATTCCTGGTGCGATCTGGAACTTGTATGGATTCGCATTGATCTTGTAGACCGGAAATTGTACGTATGTGTAGTGTATCTGCCACCCGATCGCTCAAGAGATGTTGCCCTCGCCGAGTCGTTTTCTCGCTGCATCTTCGAAGTTAGCTCCTTCTGCGCTCCTGAAGATGACTTACTAGTCATTGGCGACTTCAatatgcccggtttgaagtggtgctccatCCATGGCAGCTTTCTGTACCCAGACCCAGCACGCTCTACTTTTTCGGCGCCTTCAAACATCATATTGGACTCCCTGAGTGCAGCGACCTTGCGCCAGATCAACGATGTGGTGAACGAATACGGTCGTACGCTGGACCTCTGCTTTGCCAATGATGGACCTCGTTTACCGACCATCGAAGTCGCTCCTGCACCGCTTGTTAAAGTAGTCCCACATCACCCTGCTCTCATGGCATCACTCGAAGTAACTAGGCTGAACGCTGCAGTAGAAAAACCAGTGACCTTCTACCTCGACTTTAAGAACGCCAACTTCGATGACATCTCTCACATTCTAGGCACTATCGACTGGGTATCTGAGCTTGATCTTTCTAATCCCAACGCTGCCGCTGATACCTTTTCACACATTCTGAATTACGTCATCGATCGCCACGTCCCAAAACGCTCTAACAGCAGAAATATGCGAATCCCTTGGATCACGACTGAGCTGCGACAACTGAAGACGGCAAAAAGATGTGCTCTTCGAAACTACAAGAAGCATAAATCATCGCATACTAAGGATATATATCGTAAACTTAACTCCGTTTATAAAAAAGCCAGTGAACGTTGTTACCATAACTATCTACGTCgcgtacaacgtaacctcaagaCTTGCCCGAAATCgttttggaaacacgtaaaaaGTCAGCGGAAAGAACCTG GCAATTTCCTGCTACctccggtgtgcctcaaggtagcCATCTCGGaccgattattttcctaa